The genomic interval ccaaatggcaccctattccctaaatagtgcactacttttgaccagaaagtattgcactatatagaaaatagggtgccattcgggaagcATCCAGTATCACAGACAGAGGCTGCATGTAACTTGTTTCGGAGAAGTCGAAACTAAGACGTGTTTAAGGGGTATTCCTACCTCACTTCCTCTTTTCGCTATAAAGTATTAGGAAGAGACTTGTTTGCTGAGCTAACAGTATTATTTTTGTCTTCTCCACGTATCTCGTGCTCTGTGGTCCAAAGTCAAAGAATAAGGAAGCCACATAATGTCGGCAGATTTGAATGGATTCGCACGATTGTTGTGGACAGTAACTGAATATTATCAGCATTCTAGCTGTTcatacaatatactgtaggtgCTCAGACAGAAGTTCTATCATTTCAGTACAGATCATGTTAGAACACCTAAAGCACGGGCAGGAAGTAGTCTTACCATCTGTTTAGACATGGGGCACAGCTGGGGTGACTTGGGGGCGGCGTTGTCATCCGGCTGGCTGCCATCCTAAAGAACAGCAAATACAACAGTCACATTAGGCTTGGTATAAAATGGGCACGGAAAAATCAATCAATTGCCATCCATTAGCCAAGAATCAATAAAGGTTCCTACACATGAGTGCTTGAAATAGCGTGCATTATTCACAGTCACACTACTTGCATCTACTTGTTTTGGGCTTAAACAAGTACATGGAGTTTGATATGAGATGGGTGGGGCAATCATAGCAAGCCAAATAGCTGTTCTATAATACTTCCTTGTGCAGTACATAGTTAAGTTAATTAATAACTACTTAGTTCTTGTTATTATTGGGTGTGGTGTCTGATTGGTTGTCCCCCGTCATGATAAGGCTGAGATTGAATCACCTATAAAACCCAAGCACACACCCTTCTTTAGACAATCAGCCAGTGGTGGCTGGTAGTACTTTAAATGGgtggacgggctcatagtaatggctggaacagaattaATGGAATTGTATCAAACACCTGGTTTCCCATGTGCttaataccattccattaactccattccatccattatgagccatcctcccctcaccagcttCCTCTGGAATCAACACATACCAAGTCACCTCCGCCTGGTAATAGATGTTGCTAGTTTTACCCGGAGGCGTGTGTGGGTTCAGTCAAAGCGGTGTGACTCAGTGTGCCCAGCCCGAAACTGGCAGTCATATTGAATACGCCACCTTTAGATGTGGGCCGTTTACAAAGCCAACAAGTAAAAGTGAATATAATATGATAGACAGTGCTATCGGATATCACTGACCCTATTTGATTGTGTGGCCAAAGTATAAAGTACAATGGCTCTTTTGTGCTGAAGTGTACACTTCCGATATGATAACAGCCCTATCATTATACTGTATTAACACCCATATCAGTCATTTAGttggcggcaagtagcctagcagttaagagggTTAGGCCAATAACTGGAAGGTCGCTGGTTcggatccctgagctgactaggtgaaaaatctgtcaacatgcccttgaggatggcacttaaccctaattgctccggaTAAGTGCATCTGCTagattactaaaatgtaaatgaaaaaaAATGCTTATGGAACAGAACAGTAAATGTTGCTACTCAGGtggaaaatgtatttttaagTGGTGTTCTTACTGTTGAACTCTATGGTTGTGGTGCCATtctgtgtttattttttttaattgaacctttatttaactaggcaagtcagttaacaacaaattcttatttacaatgacggcctaccggggaacagtggattaactgccatgttcagatttacagattttttttaaccttgtcagctcggggattcgatccagcgaccttttggtaactggccaaacgctctaaccactaccatTCTTTGGTTCTATTCTGTGGTTCTTACCTCCACCAGGATCTCTCTGCTGGTCAGAACACAGTTCTCATCTGGGAACGTCTCACACAGCTGGTCGAAACAGGCCATACAATCCCTAAAATAAAATTAATTGTCAGTTTTCAGAAATGTGCAGTATGCATCTCAGCCACCATATTCAGGGTTGCTTTCCACTCAAAGAAGAATATCCAAGTGGTTTTCAGTTCAGAAGTAGAGTAAATCTGGGTCTGAGAACTTACCctggctgacaaaatgtaaaCCTGCTACCGTGCCTCTGCATATCTCACCTGTTGACGGCAGCCCAGCTCTTCTTGAGGCGGTACACAGCGTTGGACTGCAGGGCTGACAGGATGGCTCTCAGAGAGGAGAAGTTCTTCAGCATTCTGCACTCCTACAGAGGGCAGGACAGAACACAAAGCAAAACATGTCTCCAAAGCGCTCAAAATGTAGATAAATATATGTTCTATGTATACCATCTGGACTTGCTGACCTGTGCTATGGCGATCCACCGCTCTATCACCCTGGCCCTGAGGGTGGGGCTggtgtgggggaggagaggggagctaGGGGCCGTAGACAGACTCGGGgttgaggaggagacagagatcggAGAAGTTGACGAGGAGCACAGCAGGGAGGTGATGACCCGGTTGGTGACAGCATTGAACTGGGCGATGGTGGCGCGGACGGTGGGCGCCACGTTGCGGCTCTCCTTCTTGTCCCGCTGAGACCAGACACAGCCCAGGCACTGGAATGGGACCACCTTGATGAAGAGGTCCTATAGGAAGGAGGGAAATACACTTTGTAAGCTTTGTCATTCATGCGGAGTGATTGAACAGAAAGGGTTGGGTCATAAAGATGTTTAACACTTACAGCGTCCAATTGTGTCAGCTGCTCTGCCACTTCTATGACAGGGAAGTCCATAAAGTCTCCAGTCACCTCCTTCGGTACTtcctctcctgacccctcctcttTCTGCTGACAATCACTATTATCTATTGGTGAAGACTGATGCAGACTAATGCGATCTAGGAAGAAAATAAGCAAAATCACAACTTGTAAGACTTCTACTGGTGAGGTAGGATGTAGTTTTTTGCTTGTGAGAGAAAGGGGCAAGGATAAAAACTTGAAACAGCGAGATACTACCTACATTTGTCCAATATAAACCCAGAGTTTgatttctgttgaaaaacgtttttcTACGGTTTGCCTTACTGAATGCTACCAACCTTCTTCCTGGAGCTTCTTGAGCAGCGTCTCAGCTGTTTGTGCGAGGCGACGGAAGGCGAGGCGGTGGCGGAGGTGGAAACAGAGCAGCCTCAGGGAGGGGTGCCGAGGGGGTTCCCTGAAGTCCTCCTTGTGTTCCTCTAGCCAGGTTCTGATCAGGGGCACCAGGGTGCTGGAGGAAGGGGGGTGATTAATATCAAGGGTGTTCTATGGTAAGAAGACATTGTAGAAGTAGTTGAGAGAGTGAAGTTCCTCATACCTCCTTGGGCAGACTGTGTTGTCCAGGTTGGCAATCATATCATCCCTATGGAAATAGAGACATGCAGTACTTAGAAAAAACCTGAATGTTTCCTCAATGGTTACTGCTCCTACAAGGGATTTAGGGGTACAAAGCAATGTTTTGACCAACATGGTCTTTGTCAAAGAAATAGTTGGCCCTCTGCTACTCTCCTCCCATACCATGAATCTGACAAGCAAGAGAAGCCCTTTACTAACATATAAACTACAGAGACCTGACCTTCGGCGGAAAGCCCATTGCTGTCCATTACAATCCATGTGCCCTGGGGCTAGCATATGGTGACGTCAGTTTCTTAAGGAAGCCTGTTGCTTCCAGCACTGCAGAAATGAGGATGACAGCTTAACAACCAATTAATCATTATCTCTAGGGTTCTAAATGTCATAGGTCAAAGCAGATAGCATTAAACTCCAGTAAAAGGCTAACTACTGAACTGGTAAAGGGTCTTACTAGTCGATAGCTCAGAAAAGTTCAATACAATATTATCACAGAATAAGGTTTCCAgattttccagaaatcccagttaGAGAATTCCTGGATATCGTGAGGGAATAAGCAGGAGATCCAGGAATCCTCCAACTATGATATCTGGAAAACCTCAGTTTTTTAAATCTTTTATTTTGCATAAAATATTATAAATAACCTATGAGGCAGCATTTTTAAAAAGGAGTCTTTAGACATTCTTGTTGGACCCGTCATGTGGTAGGTAATTAGGAACCGGTTAAGCAAACTCATAACTGAGGGACTGACGCCTCCCACAACATCACACAAATATGTATGGGGTGAAACTGAATTATTCAAACTAGGAAAGACTTACAACATTAGACTGGTAGTCCTACATCATGCCAGATGCCTTCCAAATATTGTTGAAAAAGGTGCAACCAAAGTGCAGCCTCGGAGATTAGTCAGAGGTTAGTCAGAGGTTATTAGTCTGATAAGAATTCAGGTCATTTTGTATGGGTCCTATCTAGGCCAAGGACTCCAGGCAAGACTCAAGGGTTTACTTCACAAGATGTCTTTAGTCAACTGTTTTCAATGACTTTTCCCACTTACAAAAACACATGCATGTAAAAGTTATCTTAACagtaagtgtctgctaaatacaTGATCATATCACAAAACATTCAGAAGTAACATAGCATCATATAATCTCTGTAACCATCTCACCTCTGGAAGAGCAACAGCACAGTGCCACATACTGAATTACATTTGGGTTAAATGCATGTTGCtctgaataacaacaaaaaacaacaaccacCATGAAATCCTATTCTGTGTCTCACCTCTGGAAGAGCAGTTCTATgagtgtgttggtggtggtgaagGTTCTGTAGGTGGACAGAAACACTCTGACATAGTCAGATTCCTGGTGTTCCGAGTCCAGCAGGTGGGTTACCAGGCGCTCCAGGGTCCCCGCTTTCAACCGACGCACCTTCAATCAAATACAAATCCACTTTATTCATAATTAACTTTTTACATTAGCAGTTGTCGCAAAGTGCTTGTCTCCATCTCCCTACATCTTtccctttctccacctctcttgtCCTTTGTCTATCCCCAGTCTGTccttctccacatctctctctgatcATTCATTCTCTCAAAGTGCTTTTACCTTCACTGTGTGGTACTGGATGAAGTTGAAAGCCGATGGAGTCGACTGGGACATAGTGAGAGGCTCTGAGGGGTCCAGGGTGGAGGGGCTGGGGAGCACAGGCTCCCTACATAGCGTTATGCCGAACACGGccccctcttccacctcctccccccACTCCTGCACTGGGTCCTGGTGGGAGACAAAGGGAGTGGAGGTGAGACTTCAATAGAATAGTAATTGCACATTAAGGGTTGTTGACATTAGCCAAAAGTGCCATAACACACAGAATTAATCAAAATGGGTTTGCCGGTCCTACTAAATTCACATAGACGTTCAACTTCAACTGCAGTGAAGTGGCCTACATTTTCCTCGTGCTCTGTGACACAAACACCACCAGTCAAATGTAGAGATCTTCACATTCAAAGCATTCAGGCAATGAGCAGTTTAAGTGAGAAGGTTAAGCACAGCTACGTCAATAGCACCGTTCCACAGATACTGCTTTCAAACAACATAGAATTCTCAGTTCAATCTATGCAGGTACTGCAGAGGCATCAATTAGTCTGTCTAGCAGCTGGTATGAGAGCTTTTTAAACATTGATTGCACATCTCACAATGTTAAGGGATCAAATGTAAAACGTGTGGCACATTTTTAGCTAGACATCCATCTACGCAAATTTAAATGCTGCAGAGGTACCTGTTATTAGACTGCATGCCTCTACAGCAACAGGTATGTGACGTCATTAAATAGATATTATACATTCACAATGTATAGGGACCTAAATGTCAATGTGTGGCATGTTTTCAGCAACAGTGGAATTTACTATACTGTATGATTATATCCCATCTGACTGGTATGAGAGCACATTATACATTTTGAAATGTATAATTGCTAGTTATAGACCTGTATGTCTAAAATGTGGAACGTTTTTAGCAAGACATGTGCAACATCGTTGCTCCCTCCACTCAAGCTATACTACATCAACTCCCATTCCATCACCCAGCGCAAAGTAAAGATAATATTCAATCTCCATCAAAGAGAACCACAATGGAAATACGTTTAAGTTCTCCTCAACGTTTTTTAAATGCATTGCATCCATGTGTTGTTCAGTTGTGCTattaaaatggtcaaataaaTACAATTGCAAAAAAACACGATGGCATTTCCTTCTCTTTTGAAGAAGACGCCGACGTATGGTGTTAAAACCAACCAAACACCATTTCACACAAAGGGTACATcccaatggcagcctattccctatgggccttggtcaaaagtagtgtactatatagtgaatagggtgccatttgacacaCATCCACACTTCCTGACATACAGAAGGAGATCCACATCGCCCATATTAGCCCAACATCCCATAGACTAGACAGAGGTTATACCCTCACCATGTAACCAGAGGATCAGGTTTCAGTTTCACTGATAGGGCAGTGTAGAGTGGGTAGGGTGTGGTGCTACCAGCTCTGTAGCCCCTAGACTTTGACCCGACTGGGTAGGTAGACAGAAGACCCTACCCAGACCTGTAGCTTTTAGACACAGCAGAACTCACTGTATCCATGGGGCCTGCCTACCCATGCACTGGAGAGCACTACAGTACCTCTCAGTATCTCTGAGTTCTGTTCACGTCGGTAACAAAATCAGAGTAACACATTTCAGTAACATCTAGCAGTTCTCAGTCCCTGGAGAGAGCCCATGAATTCCATATAATAACTTCTAGGGTGAAGATTCTAGCTAGTATCCCACTGACACACAATGGAGAATCAAGCCATAAATAGAGGATGAGGAAACAAGGAAGTTTCCACACGGTCAGACATATTGGATCTGAGTCATATAGATGGCAACGTCCAAACTCTCCCTATATCTGTCTCTGGTTGATGCTATTCACAGCCACTAAAAGCCTGTCGATATCCATAGTCTGTCGTAAAGAACATTTCCAGGCTCCAAATGACTGTTTTGTTGTCATTATACAACACCTAATGGAGTCTGGCTGGCTGCAGAGGGAACGAGAACAAAAGCCACTATTTACTGTGCCCTCCATATCGGTGGCCTCCATATGCCAGACATGCAAGTTTTGTTGATAACTCTCCATGGTACACTGGTCTGGACCAATAGGCACCCTCAATGTTCTGTCCCTGTCTGGTgtgtgaacacatacacacaaatgcaCCTTCAAAATAATCAAAAAATTACATAAAAACCAAAATATGAAATCTTGAAGACAATATTGAGTTAAAGTTGTGATTACACTATATGGAAAACAAAATAATATTAGCAGGAAAAATCACAATATGGTCCTATAATAATAATTTTGATTCTTTGCTTTGTCAGTAAATGTATTAATTATTTGAAAAATTATGAAGgtttcattattttaggctattgtttttttttttaaatagtaaaATCTCACAGGATAAAAGGCTGTGTAATTAATTGATTGTATGCGACAAAAGTAGACCAAGTAGCCTAAAAGAACAGAGACATTTCAAAAGAAGTACAGTAAGCAATGAATAAAGGTAAAACTAATACCATTGACAAACGCCATTTCCCCATATTTCCCAGTCGTTTCAGTTGATGAAAGAAGGTAAAGTTTCCAGTAGTTTAGGGAGCCATTTCTTCTGTTTTGCTGCTGGTAGATACTGATATTCCAATGAAGTAATCCGTGAGTGACCGAAATAAGTTATTGGATGGCCAGTAGCCTAGTTCCGCAAATTACCTGGGATGTCGCTGATCCGACCAAAATAACAATTCTGAATTTCGTATAATAATATAGAGTATATTTTGTATACTGTATCAACTCAAACGACATTAATAGATGAATATACTTCTAAGCAGACTTCAAACTCGATAGCCTAGCCGCTACACAGCCTGTCTGTGTGAGCTTCGCTGTGAGCTGTGCGACAGCAGGTTTCTGTGCAAGTCGCAGTGACTGATTGCACCTGAGCGCGAGAGCAGAGGCTGTACTAGCAGGTGAAGGCAGGGCGGGAATCTCGATACCACGCGCTTTTACGTCAACAGATTTGGTGATAGCAGTGTCACAAACTGACGGTAACAGGCCATGTCATTCACAACTTTCACACTTGTAATGTTTTTTGGATTATTTAGGCAAATTAAAATAATTTAAAACAATGTAATAAACAAACATTTGCACCATCTTAGTAGGTATAAATGATGTCTGATTACTGTAGGCCTACTATAGCCATAAAGGGAACATTTGCATTTTTTCCTTAAATGCATTAATCCACTTTCTATTCTCTAGGTACAGTATGAGCTTTTTGCTATTAGTGTTTTGGGAATTCTGAGTCTGAGAAAATTCTGAGAGAATTATTCAGGCAAGAACCATGGGCCTGTAATGTGCTTCTCATGTGACTGCTCCTGGTATCTCCTTCATACCTTACTGACACTATTCTAAAATCCAGTCGGGACAGTTCTCAGGACTGCTCTCAAACCATGGTGTCTGTAAGAGGTATGGCATGGTTGGAAATTCCACAGAAAAACAAGTCTGTTTTGTTCCTATTGAGTGTTCCAAGCCAGTGTCACCTGTTGCTGTCCTTTTCTACTGGCTGCCTGAAAGTTCCAAAATGACTTAGAAGCAGACCATATTTATCATTTGGTGAAGAGAAACATGTAGGGTTTCTGTTGAGCTCAACAGTAGCTCTATAGTCCCAATGTTCTTATAGCCTTGGCTTGTGCGAGCCAGAACGAACAGCTCATATAGCAGGatcctatctcctgtttctgtagcgtgaggcagcttaatgtacaagtacacccctggacaggacactagtctatcgcagggccttacccccaacATCTCTCCTTAATTCTGAGTACCACTCGAGACGCATCGggtcccatttttacagtcttGATTATAAAATTGTCACTGTAGTCTAATCTACTTTTATCCCTAAATTGTCCCAATGAGAAAGCGCCTTGATCGCCCAATGATAAAGTGTCAACCATCTCTAGCTCAGCAGATGGCGTTTGATCAATGGCGGTTTCTATTATAAACCCCCCTCATTAGCAAACATTGGGTTTCAAAAGGGGAGAATGGGTAACTGTTGCTTAATGagtttccccccctctctctcctctgaatATCTGAACCATGGCCATCCAATGCCACACTCTGCCAGTCCAGAGGCACAAAGAGAATGAGAGGGGTAGCCGAGGGGGCAGGGTGAATAATTAACGTTAATGAGACACAGTGAATTCACAACAACGCACAACAATTGTCCGATTAGATGACTTCAAAACAAATTCATCTCGATTTTGTATAATCGATGACATGAGTAACTGTCTTTTTGGAACAATATTTTTGTTGGTATGAAATACGGTTTACAACTGTGGGACATGTCCAAATGATTGCCCTTATCAGAAGAGGCATGTTAAAACCAGCACGCTTCAGAAGTGACAGACACTTCCTGGTGGActtccttcctcctcagtgtcaAAATAGCTACTGTGTTCAACAACACAAACTACTGAAGAAAAAGGAAACAAAAGCAGCAGCCTTACATGAGAACAACATCTGCTCTGACGTAAAACCA from Salvelinus alpinus chromosome 2, SLU_Salpinus.1, whole genome shotgun sequence carries:
- the rgl3a gene encoding ral guanine nucleotide dissociation stimulator-like 1 isoform X1, whose product is MRMRSTLSLCGGEGEGRGLRARVGRMKRLLCLRHTHRVDVLTDMEPGLWLRRFQLLDTEVTEDPVQEWGEEVEEGAVFGITLCREPVLPSPSTLDPSEPLTMSQSTPSAFNFIQYHTVKVRRLKAGTLERLVTHLLDSEHQESDYVRVFLSTYRTFTTTNTLIELLFQRDDMIANLDNTVCPRSTLVPLIRTWLEEHKEDFREPPRHPSLRLLCFHLRHRLAFRRLAQTAETLLKKLQEEDRISLHQSSPIDNSDCQQKEEGSGEEVPKEVTGDFMDFPVIEVAEQLTQLDADLFIKVVPFQCLGCVWSQRDKKESRNVAPTVRATIAQFNAVTNRVITSLLCSSSTSPISVSSSTPSLSTAPSSPLLPHTSPTLRARVIERWIAIAQECRMLKNFSSLRAILSALQSNAVYRLKKSWAAVNRDCMACFDQLCETFPDENCVLTSREILVEDGSQPDDNAAPKSPQLCPMSKQMSPTSGVVPYLGTYLTVLTMLDTALTDTVEGGLINFEKRRREFEILSQIGQLQAFCSCYSLPVDQTISAWLQNHTMLNDQESYELSRALEHPVDPCPNSPSSWSQRLLNKKLASLLSGTDVSSRKTHSDQLSVSSSGSSGSEMEDLSSPQPSPLSVKLKSLSGSLHNVSEGLSSNTTSPTPSNASCSSSQPDLSYSSMAMSPDCSSSSSCCSSSSPPCSKPVYNKQVADSCIVRVSVECGNNGNVYKSILLTSQDHTPQVIQRALDKHNLENMSCTDFSLTQLLSQDKELQIPDKANVFYAMATLANYDFVLRQRWRSHSRRLGTSSSPGAQGRGHHAK
- the rgl3a gene encoding ral guanine nucleotide dissociation stimulator-like 1 isoform X2, which produces MGKWRLSMDPVQEWGEEVEEGAVFGITLCREPVLPSPSTLDPSEPLTMSQSTPSAFNFIQYHTVKVRRLKAGTLERLVTHLLDSEHQESDYVRVFLSTYRTFTTTNTLIELLFQRDDMIANLDNTVCPRSTLVPLIRTWLEEHKEDFREPPRHPSLRLLCFHLRHRLAFRRLAQTAETLLKKLQEEDRISLHQSSPIDNSDCQQKEEGSGEEVPKEVTGDFMDFPVIEVAEQLTQLDADLFIKVVPFQCLGCVWSQRDKKESRNVAPTVRATIAQFNAVTNRVITSLLCSSSTSPISVSSSTPSLSTAPSSPLLPHTSPTLRARVIERWIAIAQECRMLKNFSSLRAILSALQSNAVYRLKKSWAAVNRDCMACFDQLCETFPDENCVLTSREILVEDGSQPDDNAAPKSPQLCPMSKQMSPTSGVVPYLGTYLTVLTMLDTALTDTVEGGLINFEKRRREFEILSQIGQLQAFCSCYSLPVDQTISAWLQNHTMLNDQESYELSRALEHPVDPCPNSPSSWSQRLLNKKLASLLSGTDVSSRKTHSDQLSVSSSGSSGSEMEDLSSPQPSPLSVKLKSLSGSLHNVSEGLSSNTTSPTPSNASCSSSQPDLSYSSMAMSPDCSSSSSCCSSSSPPCSKPVYNKQVADSCIVRVSVECGNNGNVYKSILLTSQDHTPQVIQRALDKHNLENMSCTDFSLTQLLSQDKELQIPDKANVFYAMATLANYDFVLRQRWRSHSRRLGTSSSPGAQGRGHHAK